Proteins encoded within one genomic window of Brassica rapa cultivar Chiifu-401-42 chromosome A09, CAAS_Brap_v3.01, whole genome shotgun sequence:
- the LOC117127839 gene encoding LOW QUALITY PROTEIN: serine/threonine protein phosphatase 2A 57 kDa regulatory subunit B' alpha isoform-like (The sequence of the model RefSeq protein was modified relative to this genomic sequence to represent the inferred CDS: substituted 1 base at 1 genomic stop codon): ILIELFETEDPRERDYLKTILHRIYGKFMVHRPFIRKGINNIFYRFVYETERHRGIGELLEIMGSIINVFALPMKEEHKLFLIRALILLHKPKPIGVYHQQLAYCVVQFVEKDYRLADTVIRGLLKFWPVTNCTKEVLFLGELEEVLEAMQPVKFQRCMVPLFXRVARCLNSSHFQVAERSLFLWNSEHIVVLIAQNRSVILPIIFASLEKNTESHWNQAVHGLSKNIKRMFMEMDPELFEECQQEYEEKQARSKEVEEQRQSRWRRLDEAVEERERVVGEEDHMITS; this comes from the exons TAGAGAAAGAGATTACTTGAAAACCATTCTCCATAGGATCTACGGGAAGTTTATGGTTCACAGACCTTTTATTAGGAAAGGGATTAACAATATCTTCTATAGGTTTGTTTACGAGACGGAGAGACACCGTGGGATTGGTGAGCTTCTGGAGATTATGGGGAGTATTATAAACGTTTTCGCCTTGCCGATGAAGGAGGAGCATAAGCTGTTTTTGATCAGGGCGTTGATACTGTTGCATAAGCCTAAACCTATTGGTGTGTACCATCAGCAGTTGGCTTACTGTGTTGTTCAGTTTGTGGAGAAGGATTACCGGCTTGCGGATACGGTGATTAGAGGGTTGTTGAAGTTTTGGCCGGTGACGAATTGTACAAAGGAGGTTTTGTTTCTTGGTGAGCTTGAAGAGGTTCTTGAGGCTATGCAGCCCGTTAAGTTTCAGAGGTGTATGGTTCCTTTGTTTTAACGGGTTGCGCGGTGTCTTAATAGCTCTCATTTTCAG GTTGCAGAGCGGTCTCTGTTCTTGTGGAACAGCGAGCACATTGTGGTTCTAATAGCTCAGAACAGAAGTGTAATACTTCCCATCATATTTGCTTCCCTGGAGAAGAACACAGAGTCTCACTGGAACCAAGCGGTTCATGGTCTAAGCAAGAATATAAAGAGAATGTTCATGGAGATGGACCCTGAGCTCTTTGAAGAATGCCAGCAAGAGTATGAAGAGAAACAAGCGAGATCGAAAGAAGTGGAAGAGCAGCGACAAAGTAGGTGGAGGAGATTAGATGAAGCAGTGGAAGAGCGTGAAAGAGTAGTAGGAGAAGAGGATCATATGATCACTTCTTAG